The DNA sequence AGCCACAGGCCCAGCCCGCCGCCCGCCGCAGCACCCCGGGCTCGGCGATGCAGCAGCTGCGCACCATCACCGGGGGCTGACGGGTCAACCCCGGAAGTGTCGTCTGGCCGGGTCGTCGGCCTCGTGCAGCGCCGCGAGACACTGTCTGCCCAGCACGGACGGGTCGGCGCCGATCTCGTCGAGTGTGACCGTTCGCAGCGACGACCGCGGCGTGGCCGACACCCACTCGACGCCCACCTCCACCGGATGCACCGAATCGTCGGTGGCTGAGACCACACCGAGGGGGACGGCCAACCCCTCGAGCTGGCCGGTGGTCGGCGCCACGTAGTGCGCGGCCTCGTCCATGGCGTCGGGCAGGGCGGGCCACTGCGGCAGCCACGACCGCGCGAGCTCATCAGCCAGCCACCGAGGGCTGGTGGCCTGCATCTGGGCGGTGGCTGACACCAGCCCGTCGCGCCGCAACAGCTGTGCCGAGTATCGGGCGGCGAGCGCGGCCGGCGCGGCATCCGGTTCGCCGGTCCACGCCGGCAGCGCCGCCAAAACCGCGATCACCCCGCCGGGATGCGCCAGCGCCCACTCCGCCGCCACCGCGGCGCCGATGGACACCCCGCCCACCGCGATCGGCTCGGGCCGCACGGCCCGCGCGATGTTGTCCAGTTCGTCGCGGTATCCGGCGATGAGCCGGTGCGGTTGCGGGGACGGTGTCACCACCGCGGCGCCCACCTCGTGCAGTGCGGGCGCGAACGCGCGGTAGACGAAGTCGTCATCCGACCCCGTCCCGGGAAGCAGAACCGTGGTGACGCCGCGCAAGTTGACCGCCATGGACTCGATCGTGCCTGGTCGCGGAAAGCTCGGCGCGCCGACCCGCCCTGACGTGGCATCCGGGAAGTAAGAGGTCTACCGTGGCGTTGGTTGGGGCAAATCCACAGTGGATTGACAGAAGGTGAAGCCATGGCCACGGCCGAGGGGTATCTACGGCGGCTGACTCGTCGGTTGACCGAAGACCCAGAGCAACTCGACGTCGAGGAACTCAGCGAAGATCCGGCCAACACCGGCGCGCAGAAGGCGATCAACTGCCAGCGCGGCCAGGAGGTCACGATGGTGGGCACGTTGCGCAGCGTCGAATGCAACGGCAAAGGATGCGCAGGCGGCGTGAAAGCCGAACTGTTCGACGGCACCGATTCGGTGATGCTGGTCTGGCTCGGTCAGCGCCGCATCCCGGGTATCGAATCGGGTCGCACCCTGAAGGTGCACGGCCGGGTGGGCAAGCTCGACAGCGGCGCCAAAGCGATCTACAACCCCCATTACGAGAT is a window from the Mycolicibacterium poriferae genome containing:
- a CDS encoding alpha/beta hydrolase, producing MAVNLRGVTTVLLPGTGSDDDFVYRAFAPALHEVGAAVVTPSPQPHRLIAGYRDELDNIARAVRPEPIAVGGVSIGAAVAAEWALAHPGGVIAVLAALPAWTGEPDAAPAALAARYSAQLLRRDGLVSATAQMQATSPRWLADELARSWLPQWPALPDAMDEAAHYVAPTTGQLEGLAVPLGVVSATDDSVHPVEVGVEWVSATPRSSLRTVTLDEIGADPSVLGRQCLAALHEADDPARRHFRG
- a CDS encoding OB-fold nucleic acid binding domain-containing protein; protein product: MATAEGYLRRLTRRLTEDPEQLDVEELSEDPANTGAQKAINCQRGQEVTMVGTLRSVECNGKGCAGGVKAELFDGTDSVMLVWLGQRRIPGIESGRTLKVHGRVGKLDSGAKAIYNPHYEIQK